From Amycolatopsis sp. cg9, one genomic window encodes:
- the hutU gene encoding urocanate hydratase, which translates to MSRVVRAARGTQLTAKSWQTEAALRMFHNNLDPDVAERPEDLVVYGGTGKAARNWASFDAITRELTTLDVDETLLVQSGKPVGVFRTHEWAPRVLIANSNLVGDWATWPEFRRLEAQGLTMYGQMTAGSWIYIGTQGILQGTYETFAAVAKKKFGGSLRGTLTVTAGLGGMGGAQPLAVTMNDGVALVIECDPQRAHRRVETRYLDEVADDLDDAIARVTKAKREQRPLSVGVVGNAAEVLPELLRRDVEVDIVTDQTSAHDPLSYLPKGIGVEDWHDYAAKKPDEFTDRSRESMADHVDAMLGFLDRGAEVFDYGNSLRGEAKLGGCERAFDFPGFVPAYIRPLFCEGNGPFRWAALSGDPEDIAATDRAMLDLFPENESLARWIRLAGERVAFQGLPARICWLGYGERHLAGLRFNEMVASGELKAPVVIGRDHLDSGSVASPYRETEGMADGSDAIADWPLLNALVNTSSGASWVSIHHGGGVGMGRSIHAGQVSVADGTELAARKLERVLTNDPGMGVIRHVDAGYDRANDVAGERGVRVPMREGA; encoded by the coding sequence CGAAGCCGCGCTGCGGATGTTCCACAACAACCTCGACCCCGACGTCGCCGAGCGGCCCGAGGACCTGGTCGTCTACGGCGGCACCGGCAAGGCCGCCCGCAACTGGGCCAGCTTCGACGCGATCACCCGCGAACTGACCACTTTGGACGTCGACGAGACGCTGCTCGTGCAGTCCGGCAAGCCGGTCGGCGTGTTCCGCACGCACGAGTGGGCACCGCGCGTGCTGATCGCCAACTCCAACCTCGTCGGGGACTGGGCGACCTGGCCCGAATTCCGCCGGCTCGAGGCGCAGGGCCTGACGATGTACGGGCAGATGACCGCGGGCTCGTGGATCTACATCGGCACCCAGGGCATCCTCCAGGGCACGTACGAAACGTTCGCCGCCGTCGCGAAGAAGAAGTTCGGCGGCTCGCTCCGCGGGACCTTGACGGTGACCGCCGGCCTCGGCGGCATGGGCGGCGCGCAGCCGCTCGCCGTCACCATGAACGACGGCGTCGCGCTCGTCATCGAGTGCGACCCGCAGCGCGCGCACCGCCGCGTAGAGACGCGCTACCTCGACGAGGTCGCCGACGACCTCGACGACGCGATCGCCCGCGTCACCAAGGCCAAGCGGGAGCAGCGGCCGCTGTCCGTCGGCGTCGTCGGGAACGCGGCCGAGGTGCTGCCGGAACTGCTGCGCCGCGACGTCGAGGTCGACATCGTCACCGACCAGACGTCCGCGCACGACCCGCTTTCCTACCTGCCCAAGGGGATCGGCGTCGAGGACTGGCACGACTACGCGGCCAAGAAGCCGGACGAGTTCACCGACCGCTCGCGCGAGTCGATGGCCGACCACGTCGACGCCATGCTCGGCTTCCTGGACCGCGGCGCGGAGGTCTTCGACTACGGCAACTCCCTGCGCGGCGAGGCCAAGCTCGGCGGTTGCGAGCGCGCGTTCGACTTCCCCGGGTTCGTGCCCGCCTACATCCGCCCGCTGTTCTGCGAGGGCAACGGCCCGTTCCGCTGGGCCGCGCTGTCCGGCGACCCCGAGGACATCGCCGCGACCGACCGCGCGATGCTGGACCTGTTCCCGGAGAACGAATCCCTCGCGCGCTGGATCCGGCTCGCCGGCGAGCGCGTGGCCTTCCAGGGGCTGCCGGCCCGCATCTGCTGGCTCGGCTACGGCGAGCGCCACCTGGCCGGCCTGCGGTTCAACGAGATGGTGGCCAGCGGCGAGCTGAAGGCACCGGTCGTCATCGGCCGCGACCACCTCGACTCCGGCAGCGTCGCTTCGCCGTACCGCGAGACCGAAGGCATGGCCGACGGCTCGGACGCGATCGCCGACTGGCCGCTGCTGAACGCGCTGGTCAACACCTCGTCCGGCGCCAGCTGGGTGTCGATCCACCACGGCGGCGGCGTCGGCATGGGCCGGTCCATCCACGCCGGCCAGGTCAGCGTCGCCGACGGGACCGAGCTGGCCGCGCGGAAGCTCGAGCGGGTGCTGACCAACGATCCGGGCATGGGCGTCATCCGGCACGTCGACGCCGGTTACGACCGCGCGAACGACGTCGCCGGCGAACGCGGCGTGCGCGTTCCGATGCGGGAGGGTGCGTGA
- a CDS encoding allantoate amidohydrolase: MTASGLLAEIGDVGRDPKRGGYSRHAFDGPENDLRAWFGERALGLGLDVDTDHNGNIWAWWGPPGPDAVVTGSHLDSVPGGGAFDGPLGVVSALAAVEALQASGFQPRKPFAVVVFTEEEGGRFGVPCLGSRLLTGTIDADKARGLRDADGVTFAEAAAKSGFDPALVGPDPERLGLVGRFLELHVEQGRGLIDLGAPVAVGTTVIAHGRWRFSFAGQGNHAGATLLADRADPMLPAAATVTAVRRLARAVPDARATVGRLVPTPGGTNVIASTVDLWLDARVPGTLTPALVEDIARAAEAAAAEEGCRVTVHRESYSDDVVFDDALRRDLSDGLGGPPELPTGAGHDAAILAGFVPAGMLYVRNPTGISHSPEEFAEAADVEAGAEALTGVLERLAR; the protein is encoded by the coding sequence GTGACCGCCTCCGGGCTGCTCGCCGAGATCGGTGACGTCGGGCGCGACCCGAAGCGCGGCGGCTATTCCCGGCACGCGTTCGACGGGCCGGAGAACGACCTGCGGGCCTGGTTCGGGGAGCGCGCGCTGGGGCTCGGGCTGGACGTCGACACCGACCACAACGGCAACATCTGGGCCTGGTGGGGGCCGCCGGGGCCGGACGCCGTCGTCACCGGCAGCCACCTCGACTCGGTGCCCGGCGGCGGCGCGTTCGACGGCCCGCTCGGCGTCGTCAGTGCGCTGGCCGCGGTGGAAGCCCTGCAGGCGAGCGGTTTCCAGCCGCGCAAGCCGTTCGCCGTCGTCGTGTTCACCGAGGAGGAGGGCGGCCGGTTCGGCGTCCCCTGCCTCGGCTCGCGGCTGCTCACCGGCACGATCGACGCGGACAAGGCGCGCGGGCTGCGGGACGCCGACGGCGTGACGTTCGCCGAGGCCGCGGCGAAGTCCGGTTTCGACCCGGCGCTGGTGGGGCCCGACCCGGAGCGGCTCGGGCTGGTCGGGCGGTTCCTCGAGCTGCACGTCGAGCAGGGCCGCGGGCTGATCGACCTCGGCGCTCCGGTCGCGGTCGGCACCACGGTGATCGCGCACGGGCGCTGGCGGTTTTCCTTCGCGGGGCAGGGGAACCACGCCGGGGCGACGCTGCTGGCCGACCGGGCCGACCCGATGCTGCCCGCCGCCGCGACGGTCACCGCCGTCCGGCGGCTGGCCCGCGCGGTGCCGGACGCGCGGGCGACCGTCGGCCGCCTCGTGCCGACGCCGGGCGGCACCAACGTCATCGCGTCCACCGTGGACCTGTGGCTCGACGCGCGGGTGCCGGGGACCCTGACCCCGGCGCTGGTCGAGGACATCGCGCGCGCGGCGGAGGCCGCGGCCGCCGAGGAGGGCTGCCGGGTCACCGTGCACCGGGAGTCCTATTCGGACGACGTCGTGTTCGACGACGCCCTCCGCCGGGACTTGAGCGACGGGCTCGGCGGGCCGCCCGAGCTGCCCACCGGGGCCGGGCACGACGCCGCGATCCTCGCCGGGTTCGTGCCCGCGGGGATGCTCTACGTGCGCAACCCGACCGGGATCAGCCACTCGCCGGAGGAGTTCGCCGAGGCCGCCGACGTCGAAGCCGGGGCCGAAGCGCTCACCGGCGTCCTGGAGCGGCTGGCGCGATGA